The following are encoded in a window of Vicugna pacos chromosome 2, VicPac4, whole genome shotgun sequence genomic DNA:
- the DGKQ gene encoding diacylglycerol kinase theta isoform X3, whose translation MAAAAESGARAWLSGGSPRPGSPTSSPELGAGSRSRLGPGSGPGSGIERPGARPPGPSAPGHSFRKVTLTKPTFCHLCSDFIWGLAGILCDVCNFMSHEKCVKHVKTPCTSVAPSLVHVPVAHCFGPRGHYKRKFCAVCRKGLEAPALRCEVCELHVHPDCVPFACSDCRQCHLDGHRDHDTHHHHWREGNLSSGARCEVCRKTCSSSDVLAGVRCEWCGVQAHSVCSAALTPECTFGRLRTMVLPPACVRLLSRNFSKMHCFRISESAAPEPGDGDDGVDGSAPAGPGKEVAAPESSKQTLKIFDGNDTVQRNHFRVISVPRLARSQEVLEAALRAYYIMEDPQAFQLQALPPPTQAGDADTEALGKVWSGGTAEDEGSRGPGSRDVPEAWVIRALPRTQEVLKIYPAWLKVGVAYVSLRVTPQSTAQTVVLEVLPLLGRQDEGPEGFQLLEVLMGSRQVQRMVLADEELLLGRLQAIRQTSLRQMSQTRFYVAERRAVAPRVSLFVGGLPPGLSPQEYSSLLDEAMSLKAGLVSMSHIYSSQGAVVLDVACFAEAERLYMLVRDTAVHSRPLTALVLPDVLHTKLPPDCCPLLVFVNPKSGGLKGRDLLCSFRKLLNPHQVFELTNGGPLPGFHMFSQVPCFRVLVCGGDGTVGWVLATLEEVRHRLACPEPAVAILPLGTGNDLGRVLRWGAGYSGEDPFSVLLSVDEADAVLMDRWTILLDAQEAGGGEGSVVDAEPPKIVHMSNYCGIGIDAELSLDFHQAREEEPGKFTSRLHNKGVYVRVGLQKLSQARGLHREIRLQVEQQEVELPNIEGLIFINIPSWGSGADLWGSDNDSKFEKPRMDDGLLEVVGVTGVVHMATPVQVDGEPWVQAPGHMIIAAAGPKVHMLRKAKQKPRKAGPPRDARMDGEPAPEGDSK comes from the exons ATGGCGGCGGCAGCTGAGTCCGGGGCCCGCGCCTGGCTTAGCGGTGGCTCCCCGCGCCCGGGCAGCCCAACCTCCAGCCCGGAGCTGGGCGCCGGAAGCCGCTCGCGACTGGGGCCGGGGTCCGGGCCAGGGTCAGGGATAGAGAGGCCAGGCGCCAGGCCACCCGGCCCCTCCGCGCCCGGCCACAGCTTCAGGAAAGTGACGCTCACCAAGCCCACCTTCTGCCACCTCTGCTCCGACTTCATCTGGGGGCTGGCCGGCATCCTGTGTGATG TCTGCAACTTCATGTCCCATGAGAAGTGCGTGAAGCACGTGAAGACCCCCTGCACGAGCGTGGCCCCGAGCCTGGTCCAC GTCCCTGTGGCCCACTGCTTTGGCCCCCGGGGTCACTACAAGCGCAAGTTCTGTGCCGTCTGCCGAAAGGGCCTGGAGGCGCCCGCGCTTCGCTGCGAAG TGTGTGAGCTGCACGTTCACCCCGACTGTGTGCCCTTCGCCTGCAGCGACTGCCGCCAGTGCCACCTGGACGGGCACCGGGACCAC gacacacaccaccaccactggcgGGAGGGGAACCTGTCCTCGGGCGCGCGCTGCGAGGTCTGCCGGAAGACGTGCAGCTCTTCCGACGTGCTGGCCGGTGTACGCTGCGAGTGGTGCGGTGTCcag gCCCATTCGGTCTGCTCCGCGGCGCTCACCCCCGAGTGCACTTTCGGGCGCCTGCGCACCATGGTCCTGCCCCCAGCGTGCGTGCGCTTGCTGTCCCGCAACTTCAGCAAGATGCACTGCTTTCGTATCTCCGAGAGCGCGGCCCCGGAGCCAG GTGATGGGGACGATGGTGTGGACGGAAGCGCCCCTGCTGGCCCTGGTAAAGAGGTGGCGGCGCCTGAGTCCA GCAAGCAAACTCTGAAGATCTTCGATGGCAACGACACAGTGCAGAGAAACCACTTCCGTGTCATCAGCGTCCCCCGCCTGGCCAGGAGCCAGGAGGTGCTG GAGGCGGCGCTGCGGGCCTACTACATCATGGAGGACCCCCAGGCCTTCCAGCTGCAGGCGCTCCCCCCACCCACACAGGCTGGTGACGCTGACACCGAGGCCCTGGGGAAGGTCTGGAGCGGTGGGACTGCCGAGGACGAGGGCAGTAGAGGCCCAGGGTCCCGAGACGTTCCCGAGGCCTGGGTCATTCGTGCTCTACCCCGCACCCAGGAGGTCCTGAAGATCTACCCTGCCTGGCTCAA GGTCGGTGTGGCCTACGTGTCCCTTCGTGTGACCCCGCAGAGCACGGCCCAGACTGTGGTGCTGGAGGTCCTCCCACTACTTGGACGCCAG GACGAGGGTCCGGAGGGCTTCCAGCTGCTGGAGGTGCTCATGGGCAGCAGGCAAG TCCAGCGGATGGTGCTGGCGGACGAGGAGCTCTTGCTTGGCCGGCTTCAAGCTATCCGGCAG ACGTCCCTACGGCAGATGAGCCAGACGCGGTTCTATGTGGCTGAGAGAAGAGCAGTGGCCCCACGTGTCTCTCTGTTCGTGGGAGGTCTGCCTCCTGGCCTGTCTCCCCAGGAGTACAGCAGTCTTCTGGACGAGGCTATGTCCCTGAAAG CTGGCCTGGTGTCCATGAGCCACATCTACTCCTCTCAAG GTGCCGTGGTGCTGGACGTGGCCTGCTTCGCCGAGGCCGAGCGGCTGTATATGCTGGTCAGGGACACGGCTGTTCACAGCCGGCCGCTGACTGCCCTGGTGCTCCCGGATGTGCTG CACACGAAGCTGCCCCCAGACTGCTGCCCCCTCCTTGTGTTTGTGAACCCCAAAAGCGGAGGCCTCAAGGGCCGCGATCTGCTCTGCAGTTTCCGGAAGCTGCTGAACCCGCACCAGGTCTTCGAGCTGACCAACGGGGGGCCTCTGCCTGG GTTCCACATGTTCTCCCAGGTACCCTGCTTCCGGGTGCTGGTGTGTGGAGGGGACGGCACTGTGGGCTGGGTGCTCGCCACCCTGGAGGAGGTGCGGCACCGTCTGGCCTGCCCAGAGCCTGCCGTGGCCATCCTGCCCCTGGGCACAG GGAATGACCTGGGCCGGGTCCTCCGCTGGGGGGCGGGCTACAGTGGAGAGGATCCATTCTCTGTGCTGCTGTCGGTGGACGAGGCTGACGCTGTGCTCATGGACCGCTGGACCATCCTGCTGGACGCTCAGGAGGctggtggaggggagggcagtgTGGTGGACGCAGAGCCGCCCAAG ATCGTACACATGAGTAACTACTGTGGGATTGGCATCGATGCAGAGCTGAGCTTGGACTTCCACCAGGCTCGGGAGGAAGAGCCTGGCAAGTTCACGAGCAG GCTCCACAACAAGGGCGTGTACGTGCGGGTGGGGCTGCAGAAGCTCAGCCAGGCCCGCGGGCTGCACCGGGAGATCCGGCTGCAGGTGGAGCAGCAGGAGGTGGAGCTGCCCAACATCGAGGGCCTCATCTTCATCAATATCCCCAG CTGGGGCTCGGGGGCCGACCTGTGGGGCTCTGACAATGACTCCAAGTTCGAGAAGCCACGCATGGATGACGGGCTGCTGGAGGTGGTGGGGGTGACGGGCGTTGTGCACATG GCCACACCTGTGCAGGTGGACGGCGAGCCCTGGGTCCAGGCTCCCGGGCACATGATCATCGCAGCTGCAGGCCCCAAG GTCCACATGCTCAGGAAGGCCAAGCAGAAGCCCAGGAAGGCTGGGCCCCCCAGGGATGCACGAATGGATGGGGAGCCTGCCCCCGAGGGAGACTCCAAGTAG
- the DGKQ gene encoding diacylglycerol kinase theta isoform X1, which yields MAAAAESGARAWLSGGSPRPGSPTSSPELGAGSRSRLGPGSGPGSGIERPGARPPGPSAPGHSFRKVTLTKPTFCHLCSDFIWGLAGILCDVCNFMSHEKCVKHVKTPCTSVAPSLVHVPVAHCFGPRGHYKRKFCAVCRKGLEAPALRCEVCELHVHPDCVPFACSDCRQCHLDGHRDHDTHHHHWREGNLSSGARCEVCRKTCSSSDVLAGVRCEWCGVQAHSVCSAALTPECTFGRLRTMVLPPACVRLLSRNFSKMHCFRISESAAPEPGDGDDGVDGSAPAGPGKEVAAPESSKQTLKIFDGNDTVQRNHFRVISVPRLARSQEVLEAALRAYYIMEDPQAFQLQALPPPTQAGDADTEALGKVWSGGTAEDEGSRGPGSRDVPEAWVIRALPRTQEVLKIYPAWLKVGVAYVSLRVTPQSTAQTVVLEVLPLLGRQDEGPEGFQLLEVLMGSRQVQRMVLADEELLLGRLQAIRQTSLRQMSQTRFYVAERRAVAPRVSLFVGGLPPGLSPQEYSSLLDEAMSLKAGLVSMSHIYSSQGAVVLDVACFAEAERLYMLVRDTAVHSRPLTALVLPDVLHTKLPPDCCPLLVFVNPKSGGLKGRDLLCSFRKLLNPHQVFELTNGGPLPGFHMFSQVPCFRVLVCGGDGTVGWVLATLEEVRHRLACPEPAVAILPLGTGNDLGRVLRWGAGYSGEDPFSVLLSVDEADAVLMDRWTILLDAQEAGGGEGSVVDAEPPKIVHMSNYCGIGIDAELSLDFHQAREEEPGKFTSRLHNKGVYVRVGLQKLSQARGLHREIRLQVEQQEVELPNIEGLIFINIPSWGSGADLWGSDNDSKFEKPRMDDGLLEVVGVTGVVHMGQVQGGLRSGIRIAQGSYFRVTLLKATPVQVDGEPWVQAPGHMIIAAAGPKVHMLRKAKQKPRKAGPPRDARMDGEPAPEGDSK from the exons ATGGCGGCGGCAGCTGAGTCCGGGGCCCGCGCCTGGCTTAGCGGTGGCTCCCCGCGCCCGGGCAGCCCAACCTCCAGCCCGGAGCTGGGCGCCGGAAGCCGCTCGCGACTGGGGCCGGGGTCCGGGCCAGGGTCAGGGATAGAGAGGCCAGGCGCCAGGCCACCCGGCCCCTCCGCGCCCGGCCACAGCTTCAGGAAAGTGACGCTCACCAAGCCCACCTTCTGCCACCTCTGCTCCGACTTCATCTGGGGGCTGGCCGGCATCCTGTGTGATG TCTGCAACTTCATGTCCCATGAGAAGTGCGTGAAGCACGTGAAGACCCCCTGCACGAGCGTGGCCCCGAGCCTGGTCCAC GTCCCTGTGGCCCACTGCTTTGGCCCCCGGGGTCACTACAAGCGCAAGTTCTGTGCCGTCTGCCGAAAGGGCCTGGAGGCGCCCGCGCTTCGCTGCGAAG TGTGTGAGCTGCACGTTCACCCCGACTGTGTGCCCTTCGCCTGCAGCGACTGCCGCCAGTGCCACCTGGACGGGCACCGGGACCAC gacacacaccaccaccactggcgGGAGGGGAACCTGTCCTCGGGCGCGCGCTGCGAGGTCTGCCGGAAGACGTGCAGCTCTTCCGACGTGCTGGCCGGTGTACGCTGCGAGTGGTGCGGTGTCcag gCCCATTCGGTCTGCTCCGCGGCGCTCACCCCCGAGTGCACTTTCGGGCGCCTGCGCACCATGGTCCTGCCCCCAGCGTGCGTGCGCTTGCTGTCCCGCAACTTCAGCAAGATGCACTGCTTTCGTATCTCCGAGAGCGCGGCCCCGGAGCCAG GTGATGGGGACGATGGTGTGGACGGAAGCGCCCCTGCTGGCCCTGGTAAAGAGGTGGCGGCGCCTGAGTCCA GCAAGCAAACTCTGAAGATCTTCGATGGCAACGACACAGTGCAGAGAAACCACTTCCGTGTCATCAGCGTCCCCCGCCTGGCCAGGAGCCAGGAGGTGCTG GAGGCGGCGCTGCGGGCCTACTACATCATGGAGGACCCCCAGGCCTTCCAGCTGCAGGCGCTCCCCCCACCCACACAGGCTGGTGACGCTGACACCGAGGCCCTGGGGAAGGTCTGGAGCGGTGGGACTGCCGAGGACGAGGGCAGTAGAGGCCCAGGGTCCCGAGACGTTCCCGAGGCCTGGGTCATTCGTGCTCTACCCCGCACCCAGGAGGTCCTGAAGATCTACCCTGCCTGGCTCAA GGTCGGTGTGGCCTACGTGTCCCTTCGTGTGACCCCGCAGAGCACGGCCCAGACTGTGGTGCTGGAGGTCCTCCCACTACTTGGACGCCAG GACGAGGGTCCGGAGGGCTTCCAGCTGCTGGAGGTGCTCATGGGCAGCAGGCAAG TCCAGCGGATGGTGCTGGCGGACGAGGAGCTCTTGCTTGGCCGGCTTCAAGCTATCCGGCAG ACGTCCCTACGGCAGATGAGCCAGACGCGGTTCTATGTGGCTGAGAGAAGAGCAGTGGCCCCACGTGTCTCTCTGTTCGTGGGAGGTCTGCCTCCTGGCCTGTCTCCCCAGGAGTACAGCAGTCTTCTGGACGAGGCTATGTCCCTGAAAG CTGGCCTGGTGTCCATGAGCCACATCTACTCCTCTCAAG GTGCCGTGGTGCTGGACGTGGCCTGCTTCGCCGAGGCCGAGCGGCTGTATATGCTGGTCAGGGACACGGCTGTTCACAGCCGGCCGCTGACTGCCCTGGTGCTCCCGGATGTGCTG CACACGAAGCTGCCCCCAGACTGCTGCCCCCTCCTTGTGTTTGTGAACCCCAAAAGCGGAGGCCTCAAGGGCCGCGATCTGCTCTGCAGTTTCCGGAAGCTGCTGAACCCGCACCAGGTCTTCGAGCTGACCAACGGGGGGCCTCTGCCTGG GTTCCACATGTTCTCCCAGGTACCCTGCTTCCGGGTGCTGGTGTGTGGAGGGGACGGCACTGTGGGCTGGGTGCTCGCCACCCTGGAGGAGGTGCGGCACCGTCTGGCCTGCCCAGAGCCTGCCGTGGCCATCCTGCCCCTGGGCACAG GGAATGACCTGGGCCGGGTCCTCCGCTGGGGGGCGGGCTACAGTGGAGAGGATCCATTCTCTGTGCTGCTGTCGGTGGACGAGGCTGACGCTGTGCTCATGGACCGCTGGACCATCCTGCTGGACGCTCAGGAGGctggtggaggggagggcagtgTGGTGGACGCAGAGCCGCCCAAG ATCGTACACATGAGTAACTACTGTGGGATTGGCATCGATGCAGAGCTGAGCTTGGACTTCCACCAGGCTCGGGAGGAAGAGCCTGGCAAGTTCACGAGCAG GCTCCACAACAAGGGCGTGTACGTGCGGGTGGGGCTGCAGAAGCTCAGCCAGGCCCGCGGGCTGCACCGGGAGATCCGGCTGCAGGTGGAGCAGCAGGAGGTGGAGCTGCCCAACATCGAGGGCCTCATCTTCATCAATATCCCCAG CTGGGGCTCGGGGGCCGACCTGTGGGGCTCTGACAATGACTCCAAGTTCGAGAAGCCACGCATGGATGACGGGCTGCTGGAGGTGGTGGGGGTGACGGGCGTTGTGCACATG GGTCAGGTCCAGGGTGGGCTGCGCTCTGGTATCCGCATCGCCCAGGGGTCCTACTTCCGTGTCACCCTCCTCAAGGCCACACCTGTGCAGGTGGACGGCGAGCCCTGGGTCCAGGCTCCCGGGCACATGATCATCGCAGCTGCAGGCCCCAAG GTCCACATGCTCAGGAAGGCCAAGCAGAAGCCCAGGAAGGCTGGGCCCCCCAGGGATGCACGAATGGATGGGGAGCCTGCCCCCGAGGGAGACTCCAAGTAG
- the DGKQ gene encoding diacylglycerol kinase theta isoform X8 yields MAAAAESGARAWLSGGSPRPGSPTSSPELGAGSRSRLGPGSGPGSGIERPGARPPGPSAPGHSFRKVTLTKPTFCHLCSDFIWGLAGILCDVCNFMSHEKCVKHVKTPCTSVAPSLVHVPVAHCFGPRGHYKRKFCAVCRKGLEAPALRCEVCELHVHPDCVPFACSDCRQCHLDGHRDHDTHHHHWREGNLSSGARCEVCRKTCSSSDVLAGVRCEWCGVQAHSVCSAALTPECTFGRLRTMVLPPACVRLLSRNFSKMHCFRISESAAPEPGDGDDGVDGSAPAGPGKEVAAPESSKQTLKIFDGNDTVQRNHFRVISVPRLARSQEVLEAALRAYYIMEDPQAFQLQALPPPTQAGDADTEALGKVWSGGTAEDEGSRGPGSRDVPEAWVIRALPRTQEVLKIYPAWLKVGVAYVSLRVTPQSTAQTVVLEVLPLLGRQDEGPEGFQLLEVLMGSRQVQRMVLADEELLLGRLQAIRQTSLRQMSQTRFYVAERRAVAPRVSLFVGGLPPGLSPQEYSSLLDEAMSLKAGLVSMSHIYSSQGAVVLDVACFAEAERLYMLVRDTAVHSRPLTALVLPDVLHTKLPPDCCPLLVFVNPKSGGLKGRDLLCSFRKLLNPHQVFELTNGGPLPGFHMFSQVPCFRVLVCGGDGTVGWVLATLEEVRHRLACPEPAVAILPLGTVERIHSLCCCRWTRLTLCSWTAGPSCWTLRRLVEGRAVWWTQSRPRLHNKGVYVRVGLQKLSQARGLHREIRLQVEQQEVELPNIEGLIFINIPSWGSGADLWGSDNDSKFEKPRMDDGLLEVVGVTGVVHMGQVQGGLRSGIRIAQGSYFRVTLLKATPVQVDGEPWVQAPGHMIIAAAGPKVHMLRKAKQKPRKAGPPRDARMDGEPAPEGDSK; encoded by the exons ATGGCGGCGGCAGCTGAGTCCGGGGCCCGCGCCTGGCTTAGCGGTGGCTCCCCGCGCCCGGGCAGCCCAACCTCCAGCCCGGAGCTGGGCGCCGGAAGCCGCTCGCGACTGGGGCCGGGGTCCGGGCCAGGGTCAGGGATAGAGAGGCCAGGCGCCAGGCCACCCGGCCCCTCCGCGCCCGGCCACAGCTTCAGGAAAGTGACGCTCACCAAGCCCACCTTCTGCCACCTCTGCTCCGACTTCATCTGGGGGCTGGCCGGCATCCTGTGTGATG TCTGCAACTTCATGTCCCATGAGAAGTGCGTGAAGCACGTGAAGACCCCCTGCACGAGCGTGGCCCCGAGCCTGGTCCAC GTCCCTGTGGCCCACTGCTTTGGCCCCCGGGGTCACTACAAGCGCAAGTTCTGTGCCGTCTGCCGAAAGGGCCTGGAGGCGCCCGCGCTTCGCTGCGAAG TGTGTGAGCTGCACGTTCACCCCGACTGTGTGCCCTTCGCCTGCAGCGACTGCCGCCAGTGCCACCTGGACGGGCACCGGGACCAC gacacacaccaccaccactggcgGGAGGGGAACCTGTCCTCGGGCGCGCGCTGCGAGGTCTGCCGGAAGACGTGCAGCTCTTCCGACGTGCTGGCCGGTGTACGCTGCGAGTGGTGCGGTGTCcag gCCCATTCGGTCTGCTCCGCGGCGCTCACCCCCGAGTGCACTTTCGGGCGCCTGCGCACCATGGTCCTGCCCCCAGCGTGCGTGCGCTTGCTGTCCCGCAACTTCAGCAAGATGCACTGCTTTCGTATCTCCGAGAGCGCGGCCCCGGAGCCAG GTGATGGGGACGATGGTGTGGACGGAAGCGCCCCTGCTGGCCCTGGTAAAGAGGTGGCGGCGCCTGAGTCCA GCAAGCAAACTCTGAAGATCTTCGATGGCAACGACACAGTGCAGAGAAACCACTTCCGTGTCATCAGCGTCCCCCGCCTGGCCAGGAGCCAGGAGGTGCTG GAGGCGGCGCTGCGGGCCTACTACATCATGGAGGACCCCCAGGCCTTCCAGCTGCAGGCGCTCCCCCCACCCACACAGGCTGGTGACGCTGACACCGAGGCCCTGGGGAAGGTCTGGAGCGGTGGGACTGCCGAGGACGAGGGCAGTAGAGGCCCAGGGTCCCGAGACGTTCCCGAGGCCTGGGTCATTCGTGCTCTACCCCGCACCCAGGAGGTCCTGAAGATCTACCCTGCCTGGCTCAA GGTCGGTGTGGCCTACGTGTCCCTTCGTGTGACCCCGCAGAGCACGGCCCAGACTGTGGTGCTGGAGGTCCTCCCACTACTTGGACGCCAG GACGAGGGTCCGGAGGGCTTCCAGCTGCTGGAGGTGCTCATGGGCAGCAGGCAAG TCCAGCGGATGGTGCTGGCGGACGAGGAGCTCTTGCTTGGCCGGCTTCAAGCTATCCGGCAG ACGTCCCTACGGCAGATGAGCCAGACGCGGTTCTATGTGGCTGAGAGAAGAGCAGTGGCCCCACGTGTCTCTCTGTTCGTGGGAGGTCTGCCTCCTGGCCTGTCTCCCCAGGAGTACAGCAGTCTTCTGGACGAGGCTATGTCCCTGAAAG CTGGCCTGGTGTCCATGAGCCACATCTACTCCTCTCAAG GTGCCGTGGTGCTGGACGTGGCCTGCTTCGCCGAGGCCGAGCGGCTGTATATGCTGGTCAGGGACACGGCTGTTCACAGCCGGCCGCTGACTGCCCTGGTGCTCCCGGATGTGCTG CACACGAAGCTGCCCCCAGACTGCTGCCCCCTCCTTGTGTTTGTGAACCCCAAAAGCGGAGGCCTCAAGGGCCGCGATCTGCTCTGCAGTTTCCGGAAGCTGCTGAACCCGCACCAGGTCTTCGAGCTGACCAACGGGGGGCCTCTGCCTGG GTTCCACATGTTCTCCCAGGTACCCTGCTTCCGGGTGCTGGTGTGTGGAGGGGACGGCACTGTGGGCTGGGTGCTCGCCACCCTGGAGGAGGTGCGGCACCGTCTGGCCTGCCCAGAGCCTGCCGTGGCCATCCTGCCCCTGGGCACAG TGGAGAGGATCCATTCTCTGTGCTGCTGTCGGTGGACGAGGCTGACGCTGTGCTCATGGACCGCTGGACCATCCTGCTGGACGCTCAGGAGGctggtggaggggagggcagtgTGGTGGACGCAGAGCCGCCCAAG GCTCCACAACAAGGGCGTGTACGTGCGGGTGGGGCTGCAGAAGCTCAGCCAGGCCCGCGGGCTGCACCGGGAGATCCGGCTGCAGGTGGAGCAGCAGGAGGTGGAGCTGCCCAACATCGAGGGCCTCATCTTCATCAATATCCCCAG CTGGGGCTCGGGGGCCGACCTGTGGGGCTCTGACAATGACTCCAAGTTCGAGAAGCCACGCATGGATGACGGGCTGCTGGAGGTGGTGGGGGTGACGGGCGTTGTGCACATG GGTCAGGTCCAGGGTGGGCTGCGCTCTGGTATCCGCATCGCCCAGGGGTCCTACTTCCGTGTCACCCTCCTCAAGGCCACACCTGTGCAGGTGGACGGCGAGCCCTGGGTCCAGGCTCCCGGGCACATGATCATCGCAGCTGCAGGCCCCAAG GTCCACATGCTCAGGAAGGCCAAGCAGAAGCCCAGGAAGGCTGGGCCCCCCAGGGATGCACGAATGGATGGGGAGCCTGCCCCCGAGGGAGACTCCAAGTAG
- the DGKQ gene encoding diacylglycerol kinase theta isoform X5: MAAAAESGARAWLSGGSPRPGSPTSSPELGAGSRSRLGPGSGPGSGIERPGARPPGPSAPGHSFRKVTLTKPTFCHLCSDFIWGLAGILCDVCNFMSHEKCVKHVKTPCTSVAPSLVHVPVAHCFGPRGHYKRKFCAVCRKGLEAPALRCEVCELHVHPDCVPFACSDCRQCHLDGHRDHDTHHHHWREGNLSSGARCEVCRKTCSSSDVLAGVRCEWCGVQAHSVCSAALTPECTFGRLRTMVLPPACVRLLSRNFSKMHCFRISESAAPEPGDGDDGVDGSAPAGPGKEVAAPESSKQTLKIFDGNDTVQRNHFRVISVPRLARSQEVLEAALRAYYIMEDPQAFQLQALPPPTQAGDADTEALGKVWSGGTAEDEGSRGPGSRDVPEAWVIRALPRTQEVLKIYPAWLKVGVAYVSLRVTPQSTAQTVVLEVLPLLGRQDEGPEGFQLLEVLMGSRQVQRMVLADEELLLGRLQAIRQTSLRQMSQTRFYVAERRAVAPRVSLFVGGLPPGLSPQEYSSLLDEAMSLKAGLVSMSHIYSSQGAVVLDVACFAEAERLYMLVRDTAVHSRPLTALVLPDVLFPEAAEPAPGLRADQRGASAWVPCFRVLVCGGDGTVGWVLATLEEVRHRLACPEPAVAILPLGTGNDLGRVLRWGAGYSGEDPFSVLLSVDEADAVLMDRWTILLDAQEAGGGEGSVVDAEPPKIVHMSNYCGIGIDAELSLDFHQAREEEPGKFTSRLHNKGVYVRVGLQKLSQARGLHREIRLQVEQQEVELPNIEGLIFINIPSWGSGADLWGSDNDSKFEKPRMDDGLLEVVGVTGVVHMGQVQGGLRSGIRIAQGSYFRVTLLKATPVQVDGEPWVQAPGHMIIAAAGPKVHMLRKAKQKPRKAGPPRDARMDGEPAPEGDSK; encoded by the exons ATGGCGGCGGCAGCTGAGTCCGGGGCCCGCGCCTGGCTTAGCGGTGGCTCCCCGCGCCCGGGCAGCCCAACCTCCAGCCCGGAGCTGGGCGCCGGAAGCCGCTCGCGACTGGGGCCGGGGTCCGGGCCAGGGTCAGGGATAGAGAGGCCAGGCGCCAGGCCACCCGGCCCCTCCGCGCCCGGCCACAGCTTCAGGAAAGTGACGCTCACCAAGCCCACCTTCTGCCACCTCTGCTCCGACTTCATCTGGGGGCTGGCCGGCATCCTGTGTGATG TCTGCAACTTCATGTCCCATGAGAAGTGCGTGAAGCACGTGAAGACCCCCTGCACGAGCGTGGCCCCGAGCCTGGTCCAC GTCCCTGTGGCCCACTGCTTTGGCCCCCGGGGTCACTACAAGCGCAAGTTCTGTGCCGTCTGCCGAAAGGGCCTGGAGGCGCCCGCGCTTCGCTGCGAAG TGTGTGAGCTGCACGTTCACCCCGACTGTGTGCCCTTCGCCTGCAGCGACTGCCGCCAGTGCCACCTGGACGGGCACCGGGACCAC gacacacaccaccaccactggcgGGAGGGGAACCTGTCCTCGGGCGCGCGCTGCGAGGTCTGCCGGAAGACGTGCAGCTCTTCCGACGTGCTGGCCGGTGTACGCTGCGAGTGGTGCGGTGTCcag gCCCATTCGGTCTGCTCCGCGGCGCTCACCCCCGAGTGCACTTTCGGGCGCCTGCGCACCATGGTCCTGCCCCCAGCGTGCGTGCGCTTGCTGTCCCGCAACTTCAGCAAGATGCACTGCTTTCGTATCTCCGAGAGCGCGGCCCCGGAGCCAG GTGATGGGGACGATGGTGTGGACGGAAGCGCCCCTGCTGGCCCTGGTAAAGAGGTGGCGGCGCCTGAGTCCA GCAAGCAAACTCTGAAGATCTTCGATGGCAACGACACAGTGCAGAGAAACCACTTCCGTGTCATCAGCGTCCCCCGCCTGGCCAGGAGCCAGGAGGTGCTG GAGGCGGCGCTGCGGGCCTACTACATCATGGAGGACCCCCAGGCCTTCCAGCTGCAGGCGCTCCCCCCACCCACACAGGCTGGTGACGCTGACACCGAGGCCCTGGGGAAGGTCTGGAGCGGTGGGACTGCCGAGGACGAGGGCAGTAGAGGCCCAGGGTCCCGAGACGTTCCCGAGGCCTGGGTCATTCGTGCTCTACCCCGCACCCAGGAGGTCCTGAAGATCTACCCTGCCTGGCTCAA GGTCGGTGTGGCCTACGTGTCCCTTCGTGTGACCCCGCAGAGCACGGCCCAGACTGTGGTGCTGGAGGTCCTCCCACTACTTGGACGCCAG GACGAGGGTCCGGAGGGCTTCCAGCTGCTGGAGGTGCTCATGGGCAGCAGGCAAG TCCAGCGGATGGTGCTGGCGGACGAGGAGCTCTTGCTTGGCCGGCTTCAAGCTATCCGGCAG ACGTCCCTACGGCAGATGAGCCAGACGCGGTTCTATGTGGCTGAGAGAAGAGCAGTGGCCCCACGTGTCTCTCTGTTCGTGGGAGGTCTGCCTCCTGGCCTGTCTCCCCAGGAGTACAGCAGTCTTCTGGACGAGGCTATGTCCCTGAAAG CTGGCCTGGTGTCCATGAGCCACATCTACTCCTCTCAAG GTGCCGTGGTGCTGGACGTGGCCTGCTTCGCCGAGGCCGAGCGGCTGTATATGCTGGTCAGGGACACGGCTGTTCACAGCCGGCCGCTGACTGCCCTGGTGCTCCCGGATGTGCTG TTTCCGGAAGCTGCTGAACCCGCACCAGGTCTTCGAGCTGACCAACGGGGGGCCTCTGCCTGG GTACCCTGCTTCCGGGTGCTGGTGTGTGGAGGGGACGGCACTGTGGGCTGGGTGCTCGCCACCCTGGAGGAGGTGCGGCACCGTCTGGCCTGCCCAGAGCCTGCCGTGGCCATCCTGCCCCTGGGCACAG GGAATGACCTGGGCCGGGTCCTCCGCTGGGGGGCGGGCTACAGTGGAGAGGATCCATTCTCTGTGCTGCTGTCGGTGGACGAGGCTGACGCTGTGCTCATGGACCGCTGGACCATCCTGCTGGACGCTCAGGAGGctggtggaggggagggcagtgTGGTGGACGCAGAGCCGCCCAAG ATCGTACACATGAGTAACTACTGTGGGATTGGCATCGATGCAGAGCTGAGCTTGGACTTCCACCAGGCTCGGGAGGAAGAGCCTGGCAAGTTCACGAGCAG GCTCCACAACAAGGGCGTGTACGTGCGGGTGGGGCTGCAGAAGCTCAGCCAGGCCCGCGGGCTGCACCGGGAGATCCGGCTGCAGGTGGAGCAGCAGGAGGTGGAGCTGCCCAACATCGAGGGCCTCATCTTCATCAATATCCCCAG CTGGGGCTCGGGGGCCGACCTGTGGGGCTCTGACAATGACTCCAAGTTCGAGAAGCCACGCATGGATGACGGGCTGCTGGAGGTGGTGGGGGTGACGGGCGTTGTGCACATG GGTCAGGTCCAGGGTGGGCTGCGCTCTGGTATCCGCATCGCCCAGGGGTCCTACTTCCGTGTCACCCTCCTCAAGGCCACACCTGTGCAGGTGGACGGCGAGCCCTGGGTCCAGGCTCCCGGGCACATGATCATCGCAGCTGCAGGCCCCAAG GTCCACATGCTCAGGAAGGCCAAGCAGAAGCCCAGGAAGGCTGGGCCCCCCAGGGATGCACGAATGGATGGGGAGCCTGCCCCCGAGGGAGACTCCAAGTAG